One genomic region from Cellulomonas fengjieae encodes:
- a CDS encoding serine hydrolase domain-containing protein codes for MPGQRRLPRSAPEEQGVDPRALLRLVDALVGWPELHSVMVLRHGAVVAEGWAAPFAPDRLHELYSLSKSFTSTAVGFAVAEGLLTVDDLVLDHFPDEAPADPGPNLRRMRVRDLLTMTTGHPDDPTDRLFATGTWVKGFLAEPVVHEPGTFFTYNTAATYVLSALVQKATGLRLLDYLGPRLFAPLGIEGATWQQSPTGVDVGGSGMSATTEDVAVFGQLYLQDGVWDGQRVLPEGWVAEATRVQVRNDANPDVDWAQGYGYQFWRGRHGSYRGDGAFGQFCVVLPDQGVVVAITSGVADMHAQLALVWEHLLPGLSDGPVPDDPEGRRLLTERLAGLRLDPPHGAPTSPTGTRLDGRTISFEPNTLGIRNAVLETGDGHDRLTVDQEEGTVILSVGHAEPVLTRTTLRRPDPEDMLVSGTWTSPDTYVLTARFVESPFVVTATATVTGDQVAVDSGINVSFGPTTAPQLTGTVSQDEDVWIG; via the coding sequence ATGCCCGGACAACGACGACTTCCCCGTTCCGCACCCGAGGAGCAGGGGGTCGACCCGCGGGCGCTGCTGCGGCTGGTCGACGCGCTCGTCGGCTGGCCCGAGCTGCACTCCGTGATGGTGCTGCGGCACGGCGCGGTGGTCGCGGAGGGATGGGCTGCACCGTTCGCGCCGGACCGGCTGCACGAGCTCTACTCGCTGAGCAAGAGCTTCACGTCCACCGCGGTCGGGTTCGCGGTCGCCGAGGGCCTGCTCACCGTCGACGACCTGGTCCTGGACCACTTCCCCGACGAGGCGCCGGCGGACCCGGGTCCGAACCTGCGCCGGATGCGGGTCCGGGACCTGCTCACCATGACCACGGGGCACCCGGACGACCCGACGGACCGGCTGTTCGCGACCGGGACCTGGGTCAAGGGGTTCCTCGCGGAGCCGGTCGTGCACGAGCCCGGCACGTTCTTCACCTACAACACGGCGGCGACCTACGTCCTGTCGGCGCTGGTCCAGAAGGCCACGGGACTGCGGCTGCTCGACTACCTCGGTCCGCGGCTGTTCGCGCCGCTCGGCATCGAGGGCGCGACGTGGCAGCAGTCGCCGACCGGCGTCGACGTGGGCGGCAGCGGGATGTCGGCGACCACCGAGGACGTCGCGGTCTTCGGCCAGCTCTACCTGCAGGACGGCGTCTGGGACGGGCAGCGGGTCCTGCCCGAGGGCTGGGTGGCCGAGGCGACGCGGGTCCAGGTGCGCAACGACGCGAACCCCGACGTCGACTGGGCGCAGGGGTACGGGTACCAGTTCTGGCGCGGGCGCCACGGCAGCTATCGCGGGGACGGCGCCTTCGGGCAGTTCTGCGTGGTGCTCCCCGACCAGGGCGTGGTCGTGGCGATCACCTCGGGCGTCGCCGACATGCACGCGCAGCTCGCCCTGGTCTGGGAGCACCTGCTCCCGGGCCTGTCCGACGGTCCGGTCCCCGACGACCCCGAGGGACGACGGCTGCTCACGGAGCGGCTCGCCGGGCTCCGGCTCGACCCGCCGCACGGCGCGCCGACCTCGCCGACCGGGACGCGGCTGGACGGCCGGACGATCAGCTTCGAGCCCAACACGCTCGGGATCCGCAACGCGGTGCTCGAGACCGGGGACGGCCATGACCGGCTGACCGTCGACCAGGAGGAGGGGACGGTGATCCTCTCCGTCGGGCACGCCGAGCCGGTGCTCACGCGCACGACGCTGCGGCGTCCCGACCCCGAAGACATGCTGGTCAGCGGCACCTGGACGTCGCCGGACACCTACGTGCTCACCGCGAGGTTCGTGGAGTCCCCGTTCGTCGTCACGGCGACCGCGACCGTGACGGGGGACCAGGTCGCCGTCGACAGCGGGATCAACGTCAGCTTCGGGCCGACGACGGCGCCGCAGTTGACCGGCACCGTCTCGCAGGACGAGGACGTCTGGATCGGCTGA
- a CDS encoding dolichyl-phosphate-mannose--protein mannosyltransferase — MSEQVLARGAVAFDPATHGFAFPNAFVNEVLTLPNGAKITTAGRCGGMAYAALDYFLAGQPAPAWRADLWAPGRVPPDSHWLAQLFTQRLRDSFLTGSAAKFVTWSMHSDDETWVFKGVSRWTKEEELPRLMALIDRGRPAVLGLVVARGLGAIGDNHQVVAYGYEHDPASGRTTVRIHDSNTPRRPVTLTSDRDQGDWTASNGRRWRGFFVQDYTPRPPRVPTGHPPGVKDEVRTGDTVTLSHVWTGLTLHSDDQRYAQPGTDGAQLITCVPGSGDDARWLLVGADVPDGTDLRNGSVVRLRHVSTGRWLSSTAGVRSPLSRQQQVGASPSPDASADWRIEVVDDRPWTAGARVRLVHVATDAALHSHRAADPRLTAGRQEVTGYPGRDVNDWWTVLELG; from the coding sequence ATGTCGGAGCAGGTCCTCGCGCGAGGTGCGGTCGCGTTCGACCCGGCCACCCACGGGTTCGCGTTCCCCAACGCGTTCGTCAACGAGGTCCTGACCCTGCCCAACGGCGCGAAGATCACGACCGCGGGCCGCTGCGGCGGCATGGCGTACGCGGCGCTGGACTACTTCCTCGCCGGTCAGCCGGCGCCCGCGTGGCGCGCGGACCTGTGGGCGCCGGGGCGCGTCCCGCCCGACAGCCACTGGCTCGCGCAGCTGTTCACCCAACGCCTGCGCGACTCGTTCCTCACGGGCTCCGCCGCCAAGTTCGTCACGTGGTCCATGCACTCCGACGACGAGACCTGGGTGTTCAAGGGCGTCTCCCGCTGGACCAAGGAGGAGGAGCTCCCCCGGCTCATGGCGCTCATCGACCGAGGGCGGCCCGCGGTCCTCGGGCTCGTGGTCGCGCGGGGTCTCGGCGCCATCGGCGACAACCACCAGGTGGTCGCGTACGGCTACGAGCACGACCCGGCCTCGGGGCGCACCACGGTGCGGATCCACGACAGCAACACCCCGCGCAGGCCGGTGACCCTGACGTCGGACCGGGACCAGGGCGACTGGACGGCGTCCAACGGACGCCGCTGGCGCGGCTTCTTCGTGCAGGACTACACCCCCCGGCCACCGCGGGTGCCGACCGGGCACCCGCCGGGGGTCAAGGACGAGGTGCGCACCGGCGACACCGTGACGCTGTCGCACGTCTGGACCGGCCTGACGCTGCACTCCGACGACCAGCGCTACGCCCAGCCGGGCACCGACGGCGCCCAGCTGATCACGTGCGTCCCCGGTTCCGGCGACGACGCCCGCTGGCTGCTCGTCGGCGCCGACGTCCCCGACGGCACGGATCTGCGCAACGGCTCGGTGGTCCGCCTGCGGCACGTGTCCACCGGCCGCTGGCTGTCCAGCACCGCCGGGGTGCGCTCCCCGCTGTCCCGCCAGCAGCAGGTCGGTGCCTCGCCGTCGCCGGACGCCTCGGCGGACTGGCGCATCGAGGTCGTCGACGACCGTCCGTGGACCGCAGGTGCCCGCGTCCGGCTGGTGCACGTCGCGACCGACGCGGCCCTGCACTCGCACCGCGCGGCCGACCCGCGACTGACCGCGGGCCGGCAGGAGGTCACCGGCTACCCGGGCCGCGACGTCAACGACTGGTGGACGGTCCTCGAGCTGGGCTGA
- a CDS encoding carbohydrate ABC transporter permease: MTEVHVRDTPPTTLTALAAEARPLPHRRSPWPDRRRSALKHLGLIALCVLMLYPLLWLLVSSFKPTELIFRDVSLIPTDIDLSNYSEGWNALQYPFGRYLLNSAVIVLGSLLGNLVACSMAAYAFARLEFRGRRLWFAVMLMSIMLPIHVIIVPQYILFAKLDWINTFLPLIVPKLLATDAFFIFLMVQFFRGIPRELDEAARLDGCGHGRIYLRIMLPLSLPALATTAIFTFIWTWNDFFSQLIFLVRPDMYTAPVALRTFLDSTGASSWGPMFAMSIVSLIPVFLAFLVGQKYLVKGIATTGIK; the protein is encoded by the coding sequence ATGACTGAGGTCCACGTGCGCGACACGCCCCCCACGACGCTGACGGCCCTCGCCGCCGAGGCTCGGCCGCTGCCGCACCGCCGCTCCCCCTGGCCCGACCGCCGCCGCTCGGCGCTCAAGCACCTGGGCCTCATCGCGCTCTGCGTCCTGATGCTCTACCCGCTGCTCTGGCTGCTGGTGAGCTCCTTCAAGCCCACCGAGCTGATCTTCCGGGACGTGTCACTGATCCCCACGGACATCGACCTGAGCAACTACTCCGAGGGCTGGAACGCGCTGCAGTACCCCTTCGGGCGGTACCTGCTGAACTCCGCGGTCATCGTGCTCGGCTCGCTGCTCGGGAACCTGGTGGCCTGCTCGATGGCGGCCTACGCGTTCGCCCGCCTGGAGTTCCGCGGCCGGCGGCTGTGGTTCGCGGTCATGCTCATGTCGATCATGCTGCCGATCCACGTGATCATCGTCCCGCAGTACATCCTGTTCGCGAAGCTGGACTGGATCAACACGTTCCTGCCGCTGATCGTGCCGAAGCTGCTGGCCACGGACGCCTTCTTCATCTTCCTCATGGTCCAGTTCTTCCGCGGCATCCCCCGCGAGCTGGACGAGGCCGCGCGCCTGGACGGCTGCGGGCACGGCCGCATCTACCTGCGGATCATGCTGCCGCTGTCGCTGCCCGCTCTGGCCACCACGGCGATCTTCACGTTCATCTGGACGTGGAACGACTTCTTCAGCCAGCTCATCTTCCTGGTCAGACCGGACATGTACACGGCGCCGGTCGCGCTGCGCACCTTCCTGGACTCGACGGGCGCCAGCTCGTGGGGCCCCATGTTCGCGATGTCGATCGTCTCCCTCATCCCCGTCTTCCTCGCGTTCCTCGTCGGCCAGAAGTACCTGGTCAAGGGGATCGCGACGACGGGCATCAAGTAG
- a CDS encoding ABC transporter substrate-binding protein encodes MRPRPSLRAGALLAVAALALTACAGSADEPAASPTSSGPPEPVEIRFSWWGSDTRHELTQQVLDKFTEKYPHITVVPDYTDWNSYFDKLGTAVAGGDAPDVITQEERFLNEYASRGVLADLNELGLDTSKVDEGVLQSGTIDDALYGVATGVNAYAIIADPTAFEAAGVEMPDDSTWTWDDYVEIAEQISTATGKSVYGAQDYGFNEPGFSIYARQRGEALYTEDGELGYDDKTIAQWWQHSLDLQANGGQPDAATTVEVDAGGPELSLVGTGKGAMAWFWTNQLTAITNASGKELKLLRVPGETEEERTGMYFKPAMYYSISAKSEHPEEAALLVDFLLNDPVAGEIILSDRGLPANTDVRAAVEDKFSATDKQAAEFLAGLEADIVDGPAVPPVGAGQVAEITRRINQEVLFGRMTPAEAAKQFRLEVESAIG; translated from the coding sequence ATGCGCCCCCGTCCATCCCTCCGCGCAGGAGCTTTGCTGGCTGTCGCCGCGCTCGCGCTGACCGCCTGCGCCGGCTCGGCCGACGAGCCCGCCGCCTCGCCGACCTCCTCCGGCCCGCCCGAGCCCGTGGAGATCCGCTTCTCCTGGTGGGGCTCCGACACCCGCCACGAGCTGACCCAGCAGGTGCTGGACAAGTTCACGGAGAAGTACCCCCACATCACCGTGGTGCCCGACTACACCGACTGGAACAGCTACTTCGACAAGCTGGGCACGGCGGTCGCCGGCGGGGACGCCCCCGACGTGATCACGCAGGAGGAGCGGTTCCTCAACGAGTACGCGTCGCGCGGCGTGCTGGCCGACCTGAACGAGCTGGGCCTCGACACCTCGAAGGTCGACGAGGGCGTGCTGCAGTCGGGCACCATCGACGACGCGCTGTACGGCGTCGCGACCGGGGTGAACGCCTACGCGATCATCGCCGACCCGACGGCGTTCGAGGCGGCCGGCGTCGAGATGCCGGACGACTCCACCTGGACGTGGGACGACTACGTCGAGATCGCCGAGCAGATCTCGACGGCCACCGGCAAGTCCGTCTACGGCGCCCAGGACTACGGGTTCAACGAGCCCGGGTTCTCGATCTACGCCCGCCAGCGCGGTGAGGCCCTGTACACCGAGGACGGCGAGCTCGGGTACGACGACAAGACGATCGCGCAGTGGTGGCAGCACTCGCTCGACCTGCAGGCCAACGGCGGCCAGCCCGACGCCGCGACCACCGTCGAGGTCGACGCGGGTGGCCCCGAGCTGTCGCTGGTGGGCACGGGCAAGGGCGCCATGGCGTGGTTCTGGACCAACCAGCTGACCGCGATCACCAACGCGTCCGGCAAGGAGCTCAAGCTGCTCCGCGTCCCCGGCGAGACCGAGGAGGAGCGCACCGGCATGTACTTCAAGCCGGCCATGTACTACTCGATCTCGGCCAAGTCCGAGCACCCGGAGGAGGCCGCGCTGCTGGTCGACTTCCTGCTCAACGACCCGGTGGCGGGCGAGATCATCCTGTCCGACCGTGGCCTGCCCGCGAACACCGACGTCCGCGCCGCCGTCGAGGACAAGTTCTCGGCCACCGACAAGCAGGCCGCCGAGTTCCTGGCGGGCCTCGAGGCCGACATCGTCGACGGTCCCGCCGTCCCGCCGGTCGGTGCGGGCCAGGTCGCCGAGATCACGCGGCGCATCAACCAGGAGGTCCTGTTCGGCCGGATGACGCCGGCCGAGGCCGCCAAGCAGTTCCGGCTGGAGGTCGAGTCGGCCATCGGCTGA